In Ruania alkalisoli, the DNA window TGACCCTGAGCTCGATCGTGGCGAAGGAGTACGTGAACCCGGCACGTCGGCGCCGGGGCAAGGTCAGCCCCGAGCAGGAGAACAAGGCGCTCACCACCACCGCACGCGCCCTGCTGCCGGTCCTGGTGGCCGGAGGTCTGCTGGTCGCGTTCTTCGGGCCGAGCAGCATCATCGGCATCATCGTCTCGATCACTTGGCCGGCGGTATTCCTGATCTTCCCGACGCTGCTGGCGGGCCTGTACTGGCGCCGGGCGACGGCACCCGCGGCGGTCGCCTCGATGGTGGTCTCCGAACTGATCTTCCTCAGCCTGAACCAGGGCTGGCTGCCGATCTCGCTCGGCGGCTGGCACCCCGCCATCCCGGCGGCGATCGTCGGTGTGATCCTGCTGGTCGGAGGAAGCTACCTCACGAAGCCGCCGTCGAAGGAGCACATCGAGCGGCACTTCGAGTTGTTCGAGACCGATCCGGCGAAGGTCTGAGGTGGACCGGGGCGTAACCGTGCACGCCCCAGGCAGAATGGCACGATGGGTGTCGACTGGAAGGCAATGCTGAAGGTCGACGCCCATCACCATCTGTTGGATCCACGCCGTCGGCAGTACCCGTGGCTGAGTGCTCGGAGAGACGACCTTCTGCTCACCCCCTTCACGGCGGCACAGTTCGAGGCCCTCGCCGACCGGCACCGGATCGACGCCAGCGTGCTGGTTCAGACACTCACGGATGCCGGAGAGACGGTCGAGTTCCTCTCCACAGCCGCCACCAGCCCGGTAGTCGCCGCCGTGGTGGGGTGGGTTGATCTGACCTCGGGACGTGTGGCGGAAGACCTCGATGTCCTCCAGTCCGGTCCGGGTGGCAGTTACCTTCGCGGAATCCGTCATCCACTCCCCCGCGAAGCCGACCTGGACTGGCTCGGACGCGACGATGTCCGGTCGGGCCTGCGTGAACTGACTCGGCGCGGGTTGGCGTTCGACGTCCTCGCCGACGAACGCCACCTTCCTGCGGCCACAGCGGTTGCGCAGGCGCACCCTGACCTGTCCATGGTCATCAACCATGCGGCCAAGCCGCCGTTGCGCGGTGGCGACCTCACCCGGTGGCGCGAGGCGATCATCGACCTCGCCGTAACCGACAACGTCACCTGCAAGGTCTCCGGACTGGTCACCGAGGCAGACCATGCCTGGTGGACGATCAACGACCTTCGCCCGGCCGTCGAATTGGTCCTGGAGGTCTTCGGGCCAGGACGGGTGATGCTCGGCTCCGACTGGCCCGTCTGCCTCGTTGCCGGAAGCTACGGCCAGGTGCTGGACACCTACCGTGGTCTGCTCGATGGTCTTAGTGTCGCCGAGCGGAGGGACGTAGAAGGCGGTGTAGCAGCCTCGGCATACGGGCTGGCTTGATTCCCGGTCACCGAGACGTCTGCACCTCTACCAAGACAACATCATTCGAAGTCACCGAAGCTCGATACCGAGATCGAGGTCGAGGTCGCCGATTCGGACGGCTTGGCCGGTGGCGAGCG includes these proteins:
- a CDS encoding amidohydrolase family protein, with the protein product MGVDWKAMLKVDAHHHLLDPRRRQYPWLSARRDDLLLTPFTAAQFEALADRHRIDASVLVQTLTDAGETVEFLSTAATSPVVAAVVGWVDLTSGRVAEDLDVLQSGPGGSYLRGIRHPLPREADLDWLGRDDVRSGLRELTRRGLAFDVLADERHLPAATAVAQAHPDLSMVINHAAKPPLRGGDLTRWREAIIDLAVTDNVTCKVSGLVTEADHAWWTINDLRPAVELVLEVFGPGRVMLGSDWPVCLVAGSYGQVLDTYRGLLDGLSVAERRDVEGGVAASAYGLA